The Henckelia pumila isolate YLH828 chromosome 2, ASM3356847v2, whole genome shotgun sequence genome includes a window with the following:
- the LOC140880822 gene encoding mediator of RNA polymerase II transcription subunit 33A-like, translating to MTAAAQRTWDCVLDLTKAAQERGTDPLIWAMHLSSTLNAAGASMPSIELAELLVSHICWSNNVPIAWKFLDKALTVTAVPPMLVLALLSTRVIPGRRRHPVAYRLYMELLKRYSFSLRSLINGPNYHKVMASINEVLQFYQMFGGQSSEPGLLVVEFIFALVWELLDASLDDEGLLELTPEKKSRWPTRSQDMEIDYVDSFDGKRRETQAALSKTNTVMAVEIIADFFRNKVTSQILFLARRNMPMHWGCFIQHLRLLAANSMSLRNSKIISPESLLQLTSDTRQILLRECRTNSRQQFHTVMARSPLCSASLSHGTVQSEQWLPIDLYLENAMDGLQVLTTSAAETLAGLVKSLQAVNQTTWQDTFLGLWVAALRLVQRERNPSEGPVPRLDTCTCMLLSVVVLAVVHIIKEDEIILVSETQQRSDNTKKEVPPVGKYHQDLVSSLQRLDDFEGLLSPPPLISSLANHAAAKAFVFLSGLTVDSANVDCINFNDIPLNCPGDLRHLIVESCIARNVLDTSAYLWPGYVKGACNQSPRSVAGQVPSWSSLMKGSPLTPIMVNTLVSTPATSLVELERLYEIAVSSSDDQKISAAKIFCGASLSRGWNVQEHTAIFITRLLSPAAPTDFSGNESHLISYAPFLNILLVGISSIDSVQIFSLHGLAPQLAAALMPICEVFGSYAPNMLWTPNPGEEISSHAVFSNAFALLLRLWRFDRPPLDHVMGDFTPVRSHLTPEYLLLVRNSQLASSENSSNNHNKISGLSRLSCPFLAEPIVMDSFPKLKRWYRKHQECIASILSALVPGNYVHQIAQALLNMMFRKMYRGVQPLTPSTSGNSSSSASGTDDASFCLKLPGWDILEAVPFVLDAALTACAHGQLSPRDLTTGLKDLADFLPASLATIVSYFSAEVTRGLWKPAFMNGSDWPSPAANLSIIEERINRTLAATGVNVPCLSVGGSSPATIPLPLAALVSLTITYKLDKSTDRFLNLVGPALNNLGICCPWPCMSIIAALWTQKVKRWADFLVFSASQAVFHHNSDAAVQLLKVCFTTAVGLKSSSVVSNGGVGALLGHGFGSHVIGGLSAVAPGLLYLRVHPAVRNVMFMTEEIVCILVHTVGDIANSGVPAEKMEDLKKTKYSTKYGQVSLASAMIQIKIAASLAASLVWITGGLNLVQLLIKETLPSWLISSIHSSEKSDKEPGGVVAMMCGYALAYFTLFIGTFAWGVDLASPASKRRPKVLEKHLEFLASALDGKISVGCNKATWRAYVTGFISLMVCCTPAWMLEIDVDVLKRVSMGLKQWKEEELAVALLAISGPRAMAAAAEMIIETGF from the exons ATGACGGCGGCGGCGCAGAGGACATGGGATTGCGTCTTGGACTTGACCAAGGCGGCTCAGGAGAGGGGCACGGACCCATTGATATGGGCCATGCACCTGTCTTCCACCCTTAACGCCGCCGGTGCCTCCATGCCCTCTATCGAGCTGGCGGAGCTCCTCGTCTCTCACATTTGCTGGTCAAACAACGTCCCCATAGCATGGAAGTTCCTCGACAAGGCCTTAACTGTCACTGCTGTGCCTCCCATGCTGGTTCTCGCCCTTCTCTCCACTAG GGTAATTCCGGGTAGGAGGCGGCATCCAGTCGCATATAGATTGTATATGGAGCTTCTTAAAAGATATTCTTTTTCGCTGCGGTCTCTAATTAATGGTCCCAATTATCACAA GGTTATGGCATCCATAAATGAGGTTCTCCAATTTTATCAGATGTTTGGAGGGCAATCCTCTGAACCAGGGCTGCTTGTCGTTGAGTTTATATTTGCACTTGTATGGGAGCTGCTTGATGCGTCTCTTGATGACGAAGGTCTGTTAGAACTCACGCCTGAAAAGAAATCTAGGTGGCCAACCAGGAGTCAAGATATGGAAATAGACTATGTTGATAGCTTTGATGGGAAGAGAAGGGAAACTCAGGCAGCATTAAGTAAAACTAATACTGTTATGGCTGTTGAAATAATTGCTGACTTTTTCCGGAACAAAGTGACTTCCCAGATCCTTTTCTTGGCTCGTCGAAACAT GCCAATGCATTGGGGATGCTTCATTCAACATTTGAGACTGCTTGCTGCAAATTCAATGTCTTTAAGAAATTCAAAGATTATCTCTCCAGAGTCACTCTTGCAGTTAACATCTGATACACGTCAAATCTTGCTTCGTGAATGCCGAACAAACTCACGACAACAATTTCACACGGTTATGGCTAGGTCACCTTTGTGTTCTGCTAGCCTATCTCATGGTACTGTTCAATCAGAACAGTGGCTTCCAATAGACCTTTATTTAGAAAATGCAATGGATGGACTTCAAGTGTTGACAACTAGTGCTGCTGAAACTCTTGCAG GTTTAGTCAAGTCTCTCCAGGCCGTGAATCAGACCACTTGGCAGGATACGTTTCTGGGTTTATGGGTTGCGGCTTTACGGCTTGTTCAGAGA GAGAGGAATCCAAGTGAGGGTCCTGTTCCTCGCCTTGACACTTGTACGTGCATGCTATTGTCTGTCGTGGTACTTGCAGTTGTCCATATAATTAAAGAGGATGAGATTATATTGGTTAGTGAGACTCAGCAAAGATCTGACAATACAAAAAAAGAAGTACCGCCAGTGGGAAAGTATCATCAAGACTTGGTTTCCAGCCTTCAACGGTTGGATGATTTTGAAGGATTGTTGAGTCCTCCACCACTTATTAGTTCACTGGCTAATCATGCTGCTGCAAAAGCATTTGTGTTCCTTTCTGGCCTAACAGTTGACAGTGCAAACGTTGATTGCATTAACTTTAATGACATTCCCTTGAATTGTC CTGGGGACCTTCGGCATCTCATTGTTGAGTCTTGCATTGCTAGAAATGTTTTGGACACATCGGCATATCTGTGGCCTGGATATGTAAAAGGTGCTTGCAACCAAAGTCCTCGAAGTGTTGCTGGTCAAGTGCCTTCTTGGTCCTCATTAATGAAAGGCTCACCTTTAACTCCTATTATGGTAAACACATTGGTATCAACTCCTGCTACGAG CTTAGTAGAGCTTGAGAGATTGTACGAGATTGCTGTCAGCAGTTCAGATGACCAGAAGATTTCTGCTGCAAAAATATTCTGTGGTGCTTCCCTTAGTCGAGGTTGGAACGTACAG GAGCATACTGCCATTTTCATCACCAGATTGCTTTCACCTGCTGCTCCTACAGATTTTTCTGGAAATGAGAGCCATTTGATAAGCTATGCTCCATTTCTGAACATTCTTCTTGTTGGAATATCTTCTATCGATAGCGTCCAGATATTTTCCTTGCACGGCTTG GCTCCCCAGCTCGCTGCTGCATTAATGCCAATCTGCGAGGTCTTTGGTTCATATGCACCCAATATGTTGTGGACTCCAAATCCGGGCGAGGAAATTTCTTCCCATGCTGTATTTTCAAATGCATTTGCTCTGCTGTTGAGGTTGTGGAGATTTGATAGACCACCTCTGGATCATGTGATGGGAGATTTCACCCCAGTCAGATCCCATTTAACTCCTGAATATCTCTTATTGGTGCGCAATTCCCAGTTAGCATCATCGGAAAATTCAtcaaataatcataataaaatcaGTGGACTGTCAAGATTGTCATGTCCATTTTTGGCCGAGCCCATAGTCATGGATTCTTTTCCAAAATTAAAGCGTTGGTACAGGAAGCATCAGGAATGTATTGCTTCAATTCTTTCTGCTCTGGTTCCCGGAAATTATGTTCATCAGATTGCTCAGGCTCTCTTAAACATGATGTTTAGAAAAATGTACAGAGGTGTTCAGCCGCTGACTCCTTCAACTTCTGGAAATAGCAGCTCATCTGCATCTGGAACTGATGATGCTTCTTTTTGTCTTAAATTACCTGGTTGGGATATTCTTGAGGCAGTTCCTTTTGTACTTGATGCCGCCCTTACTGCTTGTGCCCATGGGCAACTGTCACCGCGTGACCTGACCACTG GGCTTAAAGATCTTGCTGATTTTCTTCCCGCTTCTTTGGCGACAATCGTAAGTTACTTTTCAGCCGAAGTGACTCGGGGTCTTTGGAAACCTGCTTTCATGAATGGATCAGACTGGCCGAGCCCTGCTGCGAATTTATCCATAATTGAAGAACGGATAAACAGAACTTTAGCTGCTACTGGAGTTAATGTCCCATGTCTTTCTGTAG GAGGAAGCTCACCAGCGACTATTCCATTACCCCTGGCAGCACTTGTTAGCCTCACGATAACATATAAACTTGATAAATCAACGGATCGTTTTCTAAACTTGGTCGGCCCAGCCTTGAACAATCTAGGCATATGCTGCCCCTGGCCATGTATGTCAATAATAGCGGCTTTATGGACTCAAAAAGTAAAGCGTTGGGCTGACTTTCTCGTCTTCTCAGCCTCACAAGCTGTGTTCCACCACAATAGTGATGCTGCAGTTCAACTCCTAAAAGTCTGCTTCACAACTGCAGTTGGACTAAAGTCTTCATCTGTGGTGAGCAATGGTGGGGTTGGTGCTCTTCTGGGCCATGGCTTTGGTTCCCATGTCATTGGTGGCTTATCTGCTGTTGCCCCTGGATTACTCTACTTACGAGTTCATCCAGCAGTACGAAATGTTATGTTTATGACCGAAGAAATTGTATGTATTCTGGTGCACACAGTCGGAGACATCGCGAATAGTGGGGTCCCTGCAGAGAAAATGGAGGATCTGAAAAAAACCAAATACAGTACGAAATACGGCCAGGTATCTCTTGCTTCTGCAATGATCCAGATTAAGATCGCAGCTTCCCTGGCTGCTTCTTTGGTTTGGATTACAGGTGGTCTAAATTTGGTTCAATTGTTGATAAAAGAAACTCTTCCTTCTTGGTTGATATCATCAATCCACTCGTCCGAAAAGAGTGACAAGGAACCAGGAGGAGTGGTTGCGATGATGTGTGGTTACGCTCTTGCGTACTTCACTTTATTCATTGGAACATTTGCTTGGGGTGTGGATTTGGCATCCCCTGCATCTAAGCGACGACCCAAGGTTCTTGAAAAACACTTGGAGTTCCTAGCAAGTGCCCTGGATGGTAAAATATCCGTTGGCTGTAACAAAGCAACGTGGAGGGCATATGTAACAGGATTCATAAGTTTGATGGTGTGCTGTACCCCTGCTTGGATGCTGGAAATTGATGTGGACGTTTTGAAGAGAGTTAGTATGGGACTTAAACAGTGGAAAGAGGAAGAACTGGCTGTGGCCCTTCTGGCGATTAGCGGGCCTCGTGCTATGGCTGCCGCTGCTGAGATGATCATAGAAACTGGATTCTGA